The sequence below is a genomic window from Mugil cephalus isolate CIBA_MC_2020 chromosome 14, CIBA_Mcephalus_1.1, whole genome shotgun sequence.
CTTACACAATGGAGTTTTATACCTTCGCGCTATTTGCAATCGCTTTGTCGTTTTACAGCGTGTTGGCGTTGAAACCTAAAGGTAACCTCAGTTTGtcatactttcttttttcttttttctcctactTAATAACTCTCCGAACTATTTAAAACGATGTTTAAACGCCGGCCGTCATGTGACCGCCGTGCGTAAAGGACGCTATAGATGGAGTTTGCAGCGTGTTAAGCAATGGTTACACCGTGGACTTCTGTGACGATATGACTTCAGTAACAATCTTATTCCTGCTTTCAGACGTGTGCCTCCTTCCAATGGAAGAGGGACTTTGCAAGGCTGATATCCAGCGCTATTACTACAATACTATCACCCAGAAATGCGAGCTTTTCTCCTATGGGGGCTGCATGGGGAATGCAAATAACTTCGGGACCTATGAGGAGTGCCACAAGACATGTTTCAGAATCCCAAGTAAGTCTTCAGTTTGATGAGCACACACCTTGGTTGGGGTGCGGTCATTAACcgtatttgatatttcatgtgaaattatTGGATATGTATTAGGAGAAGTACTCCTCTTTTTTGTACATAAAAGTGTGGCCTAGAGtaaaaactggtaaaaaaaaaaaaagaaagaaagaaagtctgatctatttttttcattcctctCCACAGAGATCCCCACAATCTGCAGGTTTCCTAAAGAGGAGGGACCCTGCCGTGCCCTCTTCCCCCGCTATTTCTTCAACATGACTACCATGCAGTGTGAGCCCTTTTACTACGGTGGCTGCCAGGGGAACTCCAACCGCTTCCAAGAACTCACCTCTTGCATGGACTACTGCAGTCCGCACAAAAGTTAGTAGAAACTTTTTCAAGTCTGAAATAATCCTCAGTGGCATCTGGTCCCAGAGGGAGTGGACATTAAAGACATTCCAGTTATAAGAAAgccactgaaattaaaaagaaaaggtcctCTCCAAGTATATAATTGGTGGCCTCATTGTCATGTGCTTTACTTCGCAGCTGTTCCTGTGCTTTGTCTGGACCGTCTAGACAAAGGGAAATGCTCAGCCTCCATAACTCGGTTTTACTACAACACCGCCACCAAGATGTGCGAGGAGTTCGTGTACTCGGGCTGCGGAGGGAGCAGCAACAACTTTGTGTCGCGGCAGAGCTGCATGGACGTGTGCGTCAAAGGTGTGTGGGCAGTTAGCGGTGAAAGTCTCACATCCCGCAGGGAAGCCTTTAACGGAAGACGATAATATGAGTCCCTTTATTCAATAATGACAGTATTTGGATCGCCACTCAGACCCACTTACTGGTTTGGAGAAGATTGAGAAAGTCTGAGGGGGAATTGGGAGGAGACCAAATTACACTCAGctgatttcattatggggcttCTGGAGTAACCATTAGTCTGAAGTCGGGTTGAAAGGTTTCCTCTGAACTTTTCATGCACTAAAGCCGGTCATTATGTCATAACTGGGTATTGAAAAGCAATAATCAAGAAAATGAACAGCTACGTGTTCACTAATTACCCCTTACTCTTCTTTGTTCCAGGAGGAAAGCAGCGCGCAGACCAAGGAAAAGGCCGGCGCATGAGACGGCACAGATATTTTCGCATCGCTTCCTCTCGCATAGGCGTCTGACACCTGCTCCCAGGAACTCTCACGGATGAACCCTGAAGTGAAACTAACgtgtatttgtttatgcttAAAAATGATGACCGGGCTGATTATGAGGAAAAACACTAAGTGGCACGTATGTGATGCCTTATAAGCATTTTGTGATTTTGATGTGTTCTGTTGACAAAGTTTATCACTTCTGCACtcatgtttgtgtattttgtatgtaaagtatgtattttttttacattattatatttttttttattaacatcctTTGATCAAACAGAGAATTTGTTGACGAATTCTTCCATTTCCGTACCTTGATGCTGCTGTTTTAAGCAAATGACTGCAATGTGTGATACTTTTGATAATTAACAAACTCCAAAAGTTTGGATTTTAACTTCTTCAACTACTTGGGTGCCTACAAGTTGGCTTTAAGAGTTGTCCAAGTTGTCCTCGTTTTCctgattaaaacaacaacaacaacaaaaaaacaggcttAGCTTGTTTCTCCACTTTCTCTCAGTCACTTTCACTTTATCTCCGGCC
It includes:
- the tfpi2 gene encoding tissue factor pathway inhibitor 2; its protein translation is MEFYTFALFAIALSFYSVLALKPKDVCLLPMEEGLCKADIQRYYYNTITQKCELFSYGGCMGNANNFGTYEECHKTCFRIPKIPTICRFPKEEGPCRALFPRYFFNMTTMQCEPFYYGGCQGNSNRFQELTSCMDYCSPHKTVPVLCLDRLDKGKCSASITRFYYNTATKMCEEFVYSGCGGSSNNFVSRQSCMDVCVKGGKQRADQGKGRRMRRHRYFRIASSRIGV